A genomic region of Candidatus Hydrogenedentota bacterium contains the following coding sequences:
- the dnaX gene encoding DNA polymerase III subunit gamma/tau, protein MADNQYLVLARKWRPQAFDSVVGQEHITRTLKNAISSGRIHHAFLFIGSRGIGKTTTARILAKALNCLESDKPTPEPCGQCSNCTSIGAGNNLDVIEIDGASNNGVDDIRELRDNIRMVPTNARYKVYIIDEVHQLSTGAFNALLKTLEEPPPHAIFVLATTEAHKIPATVVSRCQRYDFRRVPVPKLMALLRGILDKEGLQATDEALNAIARAAEGGVRDSESILDELITYCEGEITFQDVSDVLGLVDWQIMHDLCDAILAKDVTAQLLLVERVTAAGKDLSQFIQELLRYFRNLLVCKTANVKELLHLPEEELEALQARAARVSLTHLIQLVEQFAELANRFDSQIAQRIALEALLIRISKVGVEVSIDTVLEKLVALGQGGLGAGAVPAEIEAPPATPAPKRPDPSPPNPPQAGPAEPAPAAPATTRRISVTPENLQRAWTAILEEVNLRDLNLGIWFSQTTPRAIDGAELTVVYAEKGDTASGFLREKRNLDALGEVLRACTSTLESVRVEFEAAPREAAPAAKAPAQGELPIYPAVNPVDAREVLEDPDIAAVVKTFRGRLAHIQLPGIPGPDAIGIPDTADATDTPE, encoded by the coding sequence ATGGCAGACAACCAATACCTGGTGCTTGCCCGGAAGTGGCGCCCCCAGGCCTTCGACAGCGTTGTGGGCCAGGAGCACATCACGCGGACGCTGAAGAACGCGATCAGCTCCGGGCGCATCCACCACGCCTTCCTCTTCATCGGCTCGCGCGGCATCGGCAAGACGACCACGGCGCGCATCCTCGCCAAGGCCCTCAACTGCCTGGAGAGCGACAAGCCCACGCCCGAGCCCTGCGGCCAGTGCAGCAACTGCACTTCGATCGGCGCGGGCAACAACCTCGATGTCATCGAGATCGACGGCGCGTCCAACAACGGCGTGGACGATATCCGCGAATTGCGCGACAACATCCGCATGGTGCCCACGAACGCGCGCTATAAGGTCTACATCATTGACGAGGTGCACCAGCTCTCCACGGGCGCCTTCAATGCGCTGCTGAAGACCCTCGAAGAGCCGCCGCCCCACGCCATCTTCGTGCTGGCCACGACCGAGGCCCACAAGATCCCCGCCACGGTCGTCTCGCGCTGCCAGCGCTACGACTTCCGGCGCGTGCCCGTGCCGAAGCTGATGGCGCTGCTGCGCGGCATCCTCGACAAGGAAGGCCTCCAGGCCACCGACGAGGCGCTCAACGCCATCGCGCGCGCGGCCGAGGGCGGTGTCCGCGATTCCGAGAGTATCCTCGACGAGCTCATCACCTACTGCGAGGGTGAAATCACCTTCCAGGACGTTTCCGACGTCCTCGGCCTGGTTGACTGGCAGATCATGCACGACCTGTGCGACGCCATCCTTGCGAAGGACGTCACCGCGCAGCTCCTCCTCGTCGAGCGCGTCACCGCCGCCGGCAAGGACCTCTCCCAGTTCATCCAGGAGCTCCTGCGCTACTTCCGCAACCTCCTCGTCTGCAAGACGGCCAACGTCAAGGAACTGCTCCACCTCCCCGAGGAAGAGCTTGAAGCGCTCCAGGCCCGCGCGGCCCGCGTCTCGCTCACGCACCTCATCCAGCTCGTGGAGCAATTCGCCGAACTGGCCAACCGCTTCGATTCCCAGATCGCCCAGCGCATCGCCCTGGAAGCCCTGCTTATCCGCATCTCCAAGGTCGGCGTGGAGGTGTCCATCGACACCGTCCTCGAAAAGCTCGTGGCCCTGGGCCAGGGCGGGCTTGGCGCGGGCGCGGTCCCGGCCGAAATCGAGGCGCCCCCCGCGACCCCGGCCCCGAAGCGGCCCGACCCCAGCCCGCCAAACCCTCCGCAGGCCGGGCCGGCTGAACCAGCGCCCGCGGCACCGGCAACAACACGGCGCATCTCGGTCACCCCGGAGAACCTCCAGCGCGCCTGGACCGCCATCCTGGAAGAGGTCAACCTGCGCGACCTCAACCTCGGCATCTGGTTCAGCCAGACGACGCCCCGCGCAATCGATGGCGCCGAACTGACCGTGGTCTACGCCGAAAAGGGCGACACCGCGTCCGGCTTTCTCCGCGAGAAGAGGAATCTCGACGCCCTCGGCGAGGTCCTCCGCGCGTGCACCAGCACCCTGGAGTCCGTCCGCGTCGAATTCGAGGCCGCCCCCCGGGAAGCCGCCCCCGCCGCCAAGGCCCCGGCCCAGGGCGAACTCCCCATCTATCCCGCCGTCAACCCCGTCGACGCGCGCGAGGTCCTCGAAGACCCCGATATCGCCGCCGTCGTCAAGACCTTCCGCGGACGCCTCGCCCACATCCAGCTGCCCGGCATCCCCGGACCCGACGCCATCGGCATCCCCGACACCGCCGACGCCACGGACACCCCGGAATAG
- a CDS encoding Gfo/Idh/MocA family oxidoreductase → MSEQRHAGISRRNFAKASAAAAGFAILSARSGVAETNSGTLKAGLIGCGGRGTGAAINFLDGNENVKLVAMADIFENNLQGSLGKIKGHGKPEISSKCDVAPDMLFAGVDAYKALLKTDIDIVIHATTPYCRPEQIEAAVAAGKHIFTEKPVAVDPVGIRRFIAASKKAEEMKLCIVTGTQRRHQQPYVDTIKKIRDGAVGEIVAARAYWNGTLPFTKTRQPEWSDLEDRLRNWYAHCWVCGDNIVEQHVHNLDIINWVMGGPPAKVVASGGRAWKQTEPNPEVYGDLWDSFTCDYEYPNGVHMLSMSRHWPHGSASNVSEFVVGTQGGSTCRDMGEEGRDPYVQEHINLVAAIRGEAPYINEGVQCAESTMTAIMGRMSAYTGKEYTYEQALNEDLSIVPDILDFNRAYPVGPVPVPTG, encoded by the coding sequence ATGTCAGAACAACGCCACGCGGGCATCTCCCGCCGGAACTTCGCGAAGGCCTCGGCAGCCGCCGCCGGCTTCGCCATCCTCAGCGCGCGATCCGGGGTCGCCGAAACCAACAGCGGCACGCTCAAGGCGGGCCTCATCGGGTGCGGCGGCCGCGGGACGGGCGCGGCGATCAACTTCCTCGACGGCAACGAGAACGTCAAGCTCGTCGCCATGGCGGATATCTTCGAGAACAACCTCCAGGGCTCCCTGGGCAAGATCAAGGGCCACGGCAAGCCGGAGATCTCCTCCAAGTGCGACGTCGCCCCCGACATGCTGTTCGCCGGGGTCGACGCCTACAAGGCGCTCCTCAAGACCGACATCGACATCGTCATCCACGCGACCACGCCCTACTGCCGCCCGGAGCAGATCGAAGCCGCCGTCGCCGCGGGCAAGCACATCTTCACCGAGAAGCCCGTCGCCGTGGACCCCGTTGGCATCCGCCGGTTCATCGCCGCCTCCAAGAAAGCCGAGGAGATGAAGCTCTGCATCGTCACCGGCACCCAGCGGCGCCACCAGCAGCCCTACGTCGACACCATCAAGAAGATCCGGGACGGCGCCGTCGGCGAGATCGTCGCCGCGCGCGCCTACTGGAACGGCACCCTGCCCTTCACAAAGACGCGCCAGCCCGAATGGTCCGACCTGGAAGACCGCCTGCGCAACTGGTACGCCCACTGCTGGGTCTGCGGCGATAACATCGTCGAGCAGCACGTCCACAACCTCGACATCATCAACTGGGTCATGGGCGGCCCGCCCGCCAAGGTCGTCGCCTCCGGCGGGCGCGCCTGGAAACAGACCGAGCCCAACCCCGAAGTCTACGGCGACCTCTGGGACAGCTTCACCTGCGACTACGAATACCCCAACGGCGTGCACATGCTCAGCATGTCCCGCCACTGGCCCCACGGCAGCGCCTCCAACGTCTCCGAGTTCGTCGTCGGGACCCAGGGCGGCAGCACCTGCCGCGACATGGGCGAAGAAGGCCGCGACCCCTACGTCCAGGAGCACATCAACCTCGTCGCCGCCATCCGCGGCGAAGCCCCCTACATCAACGAAGGCGTCCAGTGCGCCGAAAGCACCATGACCGCCATCATGGGCCGCATGTCCGCCTACACCGGCAAGGAATACACGTACGAGCAGGCGCTCAACGAAGACCTGAGCATCGTGCCCGACATCCTCGACTTCAACCGCGCCTACCCCGTCGGCCCCGTCCCCGTCCCCACGGGCTGA
- a CDS encoding sel1 repeat family protein encodes MAAEQGDAAAQLKLGDRYAKGVGAPVDLEQAFFWFRQAAEQGNALAQFVLGRSYAYGHGVPKDLGQAIVWFRKAAEQGNADAQSRLGEIYVDCESLYSDCGGVPKDIAEAAKWFRKAANQGDALAMAYLGHLYEEGEGIPRDLIAAYQWYDLAGKHGWDLGDRRDAVAKKMTSEELAEAQARLSSNGPQRILDPK; translated from the coding sequence ATGGCTGCCGAGCAAGGAGATGCGGCTGCACAGCTCAAACTCGGCGACCGCTACGCCAAGGGTGTCGGGGCGCCGGTGGATTTGGAACAGGCATTTTTCTGGTTCCGCCAGGCCGCTGAACAGGGCAACGCGCTCGCGCAATTCGTGCTTGGTAGAAGCTACGCTTACGGCCATGGCGTGCCGAAGGACCTTGGGCAGGCGATCGTTTGGTTCCGCAAGGCCGCCGAGCAGGGAAATGCGGACGCCCAATCCAGACTGGGCGAAATCTACGTGGATTGTGAGAGCCTGTACTCCGACTGTGGTGGCGTGCCGAAGGACATTGCGGAGGCCGCGAAGTGGTTTCGGAAAGCCGCCAACCAGGGGGACGCCTTGGCGATGGCCTACCTCGGACACTTGTACGAGGAAGGCGAAGGTATACCGAGGGATCTTATTGCGGCGTATCAGTGGTATGACCTGGCTGGAAAACATGGATGGGATTTGGGAGATCGTAGAGATGCGGTTGCAAAGAAAATGACGTCAGAGGAGCTGGCGGAGGCGCAGGCCCGGCTGTCTTCAAATGGACCGCAACGAATACTTGATCCGAAGTAA
- a CDS encoding flagellar biosynthesis anti-sigma factor FlgM gives MVGITGIGGVNELHGVRPARTSRDLPVGDRPETTGTDALSISEAAKDAAEVARYVRESAKESEIREAQVEAAKQRLNEGRQRVEEVLNEVAEALLNYL, from the coding sequence ATGGTCGGAATCACAGGTATCGGAGGCGTCAACGAGCTGCACGGCGTGCGGCCCGCCAGGACGTCCCGGGATCTGCCGGTTGGTGACCGCCCCGAAACGACCGGCACGGATGCCCTGAGCATCAGCGAAGCGGCGAAGGATGCCGCGGAAGTCGCGCGGTATGTCCGCGAGTCCGCCAAAGAATCCGAGATTCGCGAGGCGCAGGTGGAGGCGGCGAAGCAGCGCCTGAACGAAGGCCGCCAGCGCGTCGAGGAAGTCCTGAACGAAGTCGCCGAAGCGCTGTTGAACTACCTCTAA
- the flgK gene encoding flagellar hook-associated protein FlgK: protein MGTLFSSLDIGRAGLNTAQIQLDVVGHNIASASKPGFSRQRAMVSTRFPLERSYGFLGRGPYIAGVERLRDPFLDITYRDQVATRENASLQAQFFSRVEDLFREPSEEGFSAQINAFFNALNDFANNVEDIPTRVATITQAESLASTFREFARNLEDLRTAANEDVRALVPAINSTAQQIADLNFAIRTLETGGSQANDLRDDRDVLLDQLAGYIAIDYREREDGQVDVLINGEQLVVGRSFRALETFPSGTFDPNRPDFLQVRFANTGTLVTVTDGELAGAFRQRDVVLQGLVERNDRLAAGFIEGINAIHSRGNGLRYLDGPIESTNAVTDPALPLNAAGLPFPVQDGAFDLLLYDNTGALAETVTVPITAGATSLNDVAAAINGSANATATITNGILEITPNAGFTFTFANDTSNYLAATGTNGLFTGNSARNMRVSQHLVDNPALLSSGDSPNLLETGDNDIALEMAALRNRQFLSGGTESLNDFYESTVVQLGIEARANLDRRQTQISVINDLNLRRQEVSGVNLDEEVTTLIQVQKAFDASARVITVTDRMLDTLLGVVR from the coding sequence GTGGGCACCCTTTTCAGCAGTCTCGACATCGGCCGCGCGGGCCTCAACACCGCCCAGATCCAGCTGGACGTGGTCGGCCACAATATCGCCTCGGCCAGCAAGCCCGGCTTCTCCCGGCAGCGCGCGATGGTCTCCACGCGCTTCCCGCTGGAGCGGAGCTACGGCTTCCTCGGGCGCGGGCCCTACATCGCCGGCGTCGAGCGGCTCCGCGACCCCTTCCTCGATATTACCTACCGCGACCAGGTGGCCACCCGGGAGAATGCGTCGCTCCAGGCGCAGTTCTTCTCCCGCGTGGAGGATCTCTTCCGCGAACCCAGCGAGGAAGGCTTCTCGGCGCAGATCAACGCCTTCTTCAACGCGCTCAACGACTTCGCGAACAACGTCGAGGACATCCCGACCCGCGTCGCCACGATCACGCAGGCCGAATCCCTGGCGTCGACCTTTCGCGAGTTTGCGCGCAACCTGGAAGACCTCCGCACGGCGGCCAACGAGGACGTGCGCGCGCTCGTCCCGGCCATCAATTCCACCGCGCAACAGATCGCGGACCTCAACTTCGCTATCCGCACGCTCGAAACCGGCGGCAGCCAGGCGAACGACCTGCGCGACGATCGCGATGTGCTTCTCGACCAGCTCGCGGGCTACATCGCCATCGACTACCGCGAACGGGAGGACGGCCAGGTCGACGTGCTCATCAACGGCGAGCAGCTCGTGGTTGGGCGAAGCTTCCGCGCGCTGGAGACCTTTCCCAGCGGGACCTTCGATCCGAACCGGCCCGATTTCCTGCAGGTGCGCTTCGCGAACACGGGAACCCTTGTAACCGTCACCGACGGGGAGCTGGCGGGCGCCTTCCGCCAGCGCGATGTCGTGCTGCAGGGGCTCGTCGAGCGCAATGATCGCCTGGCCGCCGGATTCATCGAGGGGATCAACGCCATCCACAGCCGCGGCAACGGCCTGCGCTATCTTGACGGCCCCATCGAATCGACCAACGCCGTCACCGATCCCGCGCTGCCCCTGAACGCGGCCGGCCTGCCCTTCCCCGTGCAAGACGGCGCCTTCGACTTGCTGCTCTACGACAACACGGGCGCTCTCGCCGAGACGGTGACCGTGCCCATCACCGCGGGCGCGACCTCGCTCAACGATGTCGCCGCCGCGATCAACGGATCCGCCAACGCCACGGCCACCATCACCAACGGCATCCTCGAAATCACGCCCAACGCGGGCTTCACCTTCACCTTTGCCAACGACACGAGCAATTACCTCGCCGCCACGGGGACCAACGGCCTGTTCACCGGCAACAGCGCCCGAAACATGCGCGTGAGCCAGCACCTGGTCGACAACCCCGCGCTGCTCAGCTCCGGCGACAGCCCCAACCTCCTCGAAACCGGGGACAACGACATCGCGCTCGAGATGGCGGCCCTGCGCAACCGGCAGTTCCTCTCCGGCGGCACGGAGTCGCTCAACGACTTCTACGAATCCACGGTCGTGCAGCTGGGCATCGAGGCCCGCGCCAACCTGGATCGCCGCCAGACCCAGATCTCGGTTATCAACGACCTCAACCTCCGCCGCCAGGAAGTCTCCGGGGTCAACCTGGACGAGGAAGTGACCACGCTCATCCAGGTGCAGAAGGCCTTCGACGCCTCCGCCCGCGTCATCACCGTGACGGATCGCATGCTCGACACCCTCCTCGGCGTCGTCCGGTAG
- a CDS encoding IMP cyclohydrolase — MADQDLKQMYRTRTEGEFPDAFELLGRAYEKVENLRYGTNPHQPAAFYRPADGQSLVLGRYEILKTGKSGLSQTNLEDMQHAIGILKYMQRPACAVMKHCNPSGVAIQVDGQSLVTVYERARDADAQAAFGSVVVFNTEVDEATAAAIMETIVEGVAAPSFTEGALAALNDFDRFKRNKEIRVIRVPEFSTLPKYIDEAARGYEMKIFDDGSIVLAQPYLSRVKTAADLVPAYNEHAKKGRIDIARQPTERELDDLLFAWYVNIHVRSNGVVIAKNGQTLAVGTGEQDRVGAVQQAIIKAGQKYQGDETLDGAVMSSDGFFPFRDAVDAVTAAGIRAIVQPGGSVNDYDAITACNEAGATMVFSLERCFSHH; from the coding sequence ATGGCCGATCAGGATCTCAAGCAGATGTACCGCACGCGCACCGAGGGCGAATTCCCCGATGCCTTCGAACTCCTCGGGCGCGCGTATGAAAAGGTGGAAAACCTCCGCTACGGCACCAACCCGCACCAGCCCGCCGCCTTCTACCGCCCCGCCGATGGCCAGAGCCTCGTGCTCGGGCGCTACGAAATCCTCAAGACCGGCAAGAGCGGCCTCTCCCAGACCAACCTGGAAGACATGCAGCACGCCATCGGCATCCTCAAGTACATGCAGCGCCCCGCCTGCGCCGTGATGAAACACTGCAATCCCAGCGGCGTGGCCATTCAGGTCGATGGCCAGTCCCTGGTCACCGTGTACGAGCGCGCGCGCGACGCCGACGCCCAGGCCGCCTTCGGCAGCGTCGTAGTCTTCAACACCGAAGTGGACGAAGCCACGGCCGCCGCCATCATGGAGACGATCGTGGAAGGGGTCGCCGCGCCGTCCTTCACCGAGGGCGCCCTGGCCGCCCTGAACGACTTCGACCGCTTCAAGCGCAACAAGGAGATCCGGGTCATCCGGGTCCCCGAGTTCTCGACGCTGCCCAAGTACATCGACGAGGCCGCGCGCGGCTACGAGATGAAGATCTTCGACGACGGCAGCATCGTCCTGGCGCAGCCCTACCTCTCGCGCGTCAAGACCGCCGCCGACCTCGTCCCGGCCTACAACGAGCACGCGAAAAAGGGCCGTATCGACATCGCGCGCCAGCCCACCGAACGCGAACTCGACGACCTCCTCTTCGCCTGGTACGTTAACATCCATGTCCGCAGCAACGGCGTCGTCATCGCGAAGAACGGCCAGACCCTGGCCGTCGGCACCGGCGAACAGGACCGCGTCGGGGCCGTGCAGCAGGCGATTATCAAGGCCGGCCAGAAATACCAGGGCGACGAGACGCTCGACGGCGCCGTGATGTCCTCCGACGGTTTCTTCCCCTTCCGCGACGCCGTCGACGCCGTCACCGCCGCCGGCATCCGCGCCATCGTGCAGCCGGGCGGCAGCGTCAACGACTACGACGCCATCACGGCCTGCAACGAAGCCGGCGCCACCATGGTCTTCAGCCTCGAGCGCTGCTTCTCGCACCACTGA